Proteins encoded by one window of Rhodamnia argentea isolate NSW1041297 chromosome 6, ASM2092103v1, whole genome shotgun sequence:
- the LOC125315509 gene encoding disease resistance protein RPV1-like, with protein MERGMNSRASSGLSFEVFLSFRGPDTRHGFTDCLYHGMVAAGILAFRDDESLRVGERIGGELLQAIEKSKIYIPIFSTNYASSHWCLRELAHMVECASKSNGSKEILPIFFDVEPIDVKLKTDLYRQNLSQIRKKFRTEVKSWEKALIDVSKRKGWNLKKDEGQGNLIQSVIEAVLAKLNVRYKNVTEHLVGVDDRVEAIIKMLDPESDSVHFLAIHGMGGVGKTTLAKVIFNRLSSQFQGSNFLSDVRESSERHGLVYLQKQLLSKFLDSRSVNQIHDTDGGINMIKRVLCGKKVLIVLDDMDEEKQLKSLAANGNWFGSGSRIIVTTRDKSVLKIDVESTGEGPVKSVNISTYEVQEMEFHHALKLFSRHAFRSDSPPDDYVSLSEKVVSTLGKLPLALEVTGSSLSSKSKEFWVDTLKKLEKAPSKEVQKTLMITYERLDDAQRQVFLDIACFFVNEDKTYPFYMWDDCECFPNNTIEVLCLMSLIKIKDGNTFWMHDQVRDLGRAIVREENFKDPCERSGVWNHREAPSILKQKEGSRKIEAPSLGSRGDILTHDEVANLRNPRFLEANGVFLVGDFNNLISNLRWFSWRWCPHEFMATNFHPTNLVVLDLSHSYVSEKWIGWNQIRVATKLKVLDLSNCEYLRRIPDLSTLVSLERLILEDCRNLIEIDPSVGKLKLLTTLNLKGCDSLQELPEEIGCLQTLTEIVLPNMLHELPRTFGNLQSLLTLDVSYRPINKLPYSIGGLVKLRRLNLSGCTKIGELPESFGELQSLVELDLSLTSLGHLPNSIGNLKQLKILRMTCISRITKLPSAIGLMEKLEELDASRCYNLTGDIWEIVLFEDPRLIIHIYI; from the exons ATGGAGAGAGGGATGAATTCACGGGCGTCATCTGGACTTTCGTTTGAGGTTTTTCTAAGTTTTCGAGGACCCGACACCCGTCATGGATTCACCGATTGTCTTTATCACGGTATGGTTGCAGCCGGGATTCTCGCCTTTAGGGACGATGAATCCCTCCGTGTCGGTGAAAGAATTGGTGGTGAACTTCTACAAGCAATTGAGAAGTCCAAGATCTACATTCCCATATTCTCCACAAATTATGCTTCAAGCCACTGGTGCCTCCGAGAGCTCGCACACATGGTCGAGTGCGCCTCAAAATCGAATGGGAGCAAAGAGATTCTGCCAATTTTTTTCGACGTGGAGCCTATTGATGTCAAGCTCAAAACAGACTTATACAGACAGAATCTTTCACAGATCCGGAAGAAGTTTCGCACTGAAGTAAAGTCATGGGAAAAGGCTCTGATTGATGTGAGCAAGAGGAAGGGATGGAACTTGAAGAAAGATGAAGG CCAAGGAAATCTGATCCAATCAGTAATTGAAGCTGTCTTGGCTAAGCTGAATGTCAGGTATAAAAATGTGACTGAACATCtagttggagttgatgatcgTGTAGAAGCAATAATCAAGATGTTGGATCCGGAATCAGATAGTGTGCATTTCCTCGCAATCCATGGAATGGGCGGTGTTGGCAAAACAACACTGGCCAAAGTCATCTTCAACCGACTATCTTCTCAGTTCCAAGGCTCCAATTTCCTTTCGGATGTTCGAGAGTCATCAGAACGACATGGCCTGGtatatttgcaaaaacaattgtTATCCAAGTTCCTTGATTCTCGTTCTGTCAATCAAATTCATGACACAGATGGTGGGATCAACATGATTAAGAGGGTACTTTGTGGTAAAAAAGTTCTCATTGTTCTCGACGACATGGATGAAGAAAAGCAACTGAAAAGTCTAGCGGCAAACGGAAATTGGTTCGGTTCCGGTAGTAGGATTATCGTTACTACTAGAGATAAAAGTGTCCTAAAGATTGATGTAGAATCAACAGGTGAAGGGCCTGTAAAGTCCGTAAATATTTCAACTTACGAAGTGCAAGAAATGGAATTTCATCATGCACTTAAGCTTTTTAGTAGGCATGCCTTCAGGAGTGACTCTCCACCCGATGATTATGTCTCCCTTTCAGAAAAAGTTGTCTCCACTTTGGGAAAGCTTCCTTTAGCTCTTGAAGTGACAGGTTCATCCCTTTCAAGTAAATCCAAAGAATTTTGGGTGGACACTTTGAAGAAGCTAGAAAAAGCTCCTTCCAAAGAAGTGCAAAAAACATTGATGATAACTTATGAGAGGTTAGATGATGCACAAAGGCAAGTATTTCTAgatatagcttgtttttttgttaacgAGGACAAAACCTACCCATTCTACATGTGGGATGATTGTGAATGCTTCCCAAACAATACCATTGAAGTCCTCTGTCTCATGTCcttgataaaaatcaaagatggcaatactttttggatgcatgaccaagtaCGGGACCTCGGAAGGGCAATTGTCCGcgaagaaaatttcaaagatcctTGTGAGCGTAGCGGGGTGTGGAATCATCGGGAAGCCCCGAGCATTCTAAAGCAGAAAGAG GGAAGTAGGAAAATAGAAGCACCGTCGCTTGGATCTCGTGGGGACATTCTTACGCACGATGAAGTTGCTAATTTACGAAACCCGAGGTTCTTGGAAGCGAATGGGGTGTTCCTTGTCGGAGACTTCAATAATCTTATCTCGAATTTAAGATGGTTTTCTTGGCGATGGTGCCCTCACGAGTTTATGGCAACAAACTTTCATCCGACTAATTTAGTTGTTCTTGACCTTTCACACAGCTATGTTTCAGAGAAATGGATTGGTTGGAACCAAATCAGA gtGGCAACTAAACTAAAAGTACTAGATCTCAGCAATTGCGAATACTTAAGGAGAATACCTGATTTATCTACGTTGGTTTccttggagagattgattcttgaagACTGTCGCAActtaattgaaattgacccatccGTTGGTAAATTAAAGCTCCTAACTACTTTGAACTTGAAGGGATGTGATTCTCTTCAAGAGTTGCCTGAAGAAATAGGATGCCTACAAACTTTGACTGAGATTGTCTTGCCTAATATGCTACATGAACTTCCGAGGACGTTCGGTAATTTGCAGTCATTGTTGACCTTGGATGTATCATATCGACCGATCAACAAACTACCTTACTCAATTGGAGGGCTAGTGAAACTTAGGCGGTTGAATTTATCCGGGTGTACGAAGATAGGGGAACTCCCAGAATCGTTCGGGGAGTTACAATCCTTAGTCGAGTTGGATTTGTCATTGACAAGTTTGGGTCACTTACCTAATTCAATCGGCAATCTAAAGCAACTGAAAATACTAAGGATGACCTGCATAAGTCGGATAACCAAATTACCAAGTGCGATTGGGCTgatggagaagcttgaagagttAGATGCTAGTAGATGTTACAACTTGACTGGCGATATTTGGGAGATTGTCTTGTTTGAGGATCCTAGACttatcatacacatttatatctaG
- the LOC115731390 gene encoding LOW QUALITY PROTEIN: calreticulin-like (The sequence of the model RefSeq protein was modified relative to this genomic sequence to represent the inferred CDS: inserted 1 base in 1 codon; substituted 1 base at 1 genomic stop codon), giving the protein MLFNAASRLDIVPDIRGYSIKKVNAIVTYNGSNHLIKKDVPXDTDLTCVYTXILRPDATYTILIDNVEKQSGSLYSDWDLVPPKHVKDPEAKKPVPDPEDKEPAGVYDIPKERPDPDAKKPEDWDDEEGGEWTSPTIADPDYKSPWKPKRCNNPNYKGKWKAPMIDQVLNTSSILKLNHRFTLCLICLVNCGTLFDNVLIYDDPEYAKKVAEETWGKNKDACGFALFDFYLWKQYEYGQFLVFYFPLQAENKREEEAT; this is encoded by the exons ATGCTGTTCAATGCAGCATCAAGATTGGACATTGTACCAGATATCCGTGGCTACAGCATCAAGAAAGTTAATGCAATTGTCACTTACAATGGATCTAATCACCTGATCAAAAAGGACGTCCCTTGAGACACAGATCTGACTTGTGTTTATA TTATCCTCCGTCCTGATGCTACCTATACTATCTTGATCGACAATGTTGAGAAACAATCTGGTAGCTTGTACTCTGACTGGGACCTTGTCCCACCAAAGCATGTCAAGGATCCAGAGGCGAAGAAA CCAGTTCCTGATCCTGAAGATAAGGAGCC TGCAGGGGTATATGACATCCCAAAAGAAAGACCAGATCCCGATGCCAAGA AACCTGAAGACTGGGACGATGAGGAGGGTGGTGAGTGGACTTCCCCGACCATTGCCGACCCTGATTACAAGAGTCCATGGAAGCCAAAGAGATGCAAT AATCCCAACTACAAGGGAAAGTGGAAGGCACCAATGATTGACCAGGTTCTTAACACTAGTTCCATTCTTAAGCTTAACCATCGATTTACTCTATGCTTGATTTGTCTGGTAAACTGTGGAACCTTGTTCGACAATGTCTTGATCTATGATGATCCTGAGTATGCCAAGAAGGTTGCTGAAGAAACATGGGGCAAGAACAAGGACGCATGTGGTTTTGctctttttgatttttactTATGGAAACAGTACGAGTATGGGCAATTTTTAgtgttttattttcctttgcaGGCTGAGaataaaagagaggaagaggcaACATAA